The DNA sequence TTTCCTTCAAAGCGAGCTCTGTTGCAACTGTACTAGGAGTTAAAGCGGAGACTCTAATATTATGTTTTCTAACTTCTAACGCTAAAGATTCTGTTAAACCTAATAATCCAAATTTTGATGCACTATATGCACTAGTAACTGGAGCACCTTTCTGACCAGCAGTAGAAGAAATATTAATGATGTCTCCACCCTTTTTTTCAATTAATTGAGGAAGAACCGTTCTCGTCACATAATATGCCCCTATTAGATTCACATCTATCATATTTTTCCATTCTTCTGGTGAAAGATCGAGAAAGCCTCCAAATTTTGCTGTACCTGCATTGTTGATCAATATATCAAACGAACCAAGTGAACTAGTTAAAGATTTGACAGCCTTTTCAACATCATCAAGTGATGCTACGTCTCCTGAAGCATAAGCTACCTGTACTCCTAAAGATTCAATTTCGGATGCAACTGCCTTTAAATCCGATTCTGTTCGAGCAAAAAGTCCAATGTTAACACCTTCCTTAGCAAGTGCTATTGCAGCTGCCTTCCCTATACCTTTACCGCTTCCAGTGATAAGTGCCGTTTTTCCTGTAAGTAATTGTCCCATTGTTTTTGTAACCTCTTTTCTTCATTTTTTATTCTCCTGCTAATGGTCCACCTTTAAGTGTGCTCTTCTTTTTATTGCTAGTAATTTAAAACAACAATCTATGCGAAAAGAGCCTTAAACTACGATAAAGCAATAATCAAGCTTAATAAAAATGCAATCGTGGATATTGGTGTCATTACAAGTTTTTCCTTTTTACTTTGTGAAACAAAATTTGCTAACGCATGAAAGCCGAGAAAAATAGTAATGATCCAAATTAATACAGGGTTTGGAAACCCTTCTGTAATAAAAAATATATTCGCATGAAGTAGAACAGAATACCCCATAAATAAAAGGATAAACGCATTTACTGCGCTTGTAATCCGATGTTTTTTAGGTAAAACTTTGTATTTTCCACCAAGTGCAAACTCACCTAAAGGGTACCCTAATGATAATAACATCTGAAATAGTGCTATGAACAATAATATGATTGCCGTCACTATTGCAGAAAACGTAATGATAAATCCCTCCATATTCCCCTCCTTCTCTCACTTATAAAATAGTATAAACTCAAACATCAATATATCCTTATTTTAACATTTAATACCATTAAATTATTTGATATTTTTTTACTTTTCTTTTTCCTGAGAAAATTTTTACATATACCATAACAAACATGGAATCATAATTGTTGATGACAAAAGATGATTGAGGTGAACGCATTGGAACAATTTAAATCAACTTATTCGGATTGGTTTCTCATTTCAGGACTACTCTTATCTATGGGAGGCACTACTTCTTATGCTTTATGTCTCACTGAAAAAACCCTATTAGCGTTCATCTTATTTTTCATTTTACTAATAGTAACTATCTGTTGGTGGTTTCAAGTTTTTGAATACAACATGAAATTAGAGGAAAAAAAACCTTATTACGTAGATGGTCCCTTTTTAAATGCCTCGCAGAAAGATTATTTTACACTATCGTTACGTGAGGATTTAAATTCAGATAAAAAGCGGATATTTTATTTTCGTGAACATGCAAGAAAGATTTTTTATCATTACGAAAATAAGCTTACTAACAATATTGCATTATCAAAAGAAGAACAATATATATTGAATCTCATCCTAATTGAAGAGCTAGATTTATGTATGGCATACTTTCGTTTTCAAGAAGTTTTTGATAAACAATGTGCTATGGATACCGAATACAACGAAAGTGAAAATATAGTACTATAAACGGCCACCTAAAAGGTGGTATTATTTCTACTCCCTAATCATAAATTAGTAGAAATATGTAAAAGAAAGAGTGAGTTACGTGAATACGCAAACTGAAGTAGTAATAAAAGGAAAAAAACTATTGTTAACCGGTGTTATTGCAACTTTGTTAACTGTAATCGCCACCTTCACTTTTAGCTTTCTATTACACCCATTAACAATGTTGCAAATACGTTTGTGCATCATTGGATTAGGCGTCATGTATTGTATTGCTGTAGTATATTATATTTATAGAATGCTGGATAAATTAGAAGAAAATAAAAATAACGAAGGTAATAAAAATAAAGATGTTATCATTATTTTTAACGGTAAACAGCTCGGTAAATAACTAAGATGACTCAAATGGAAGATTTATTACCTATTGAGTCATCTGGTCTTAACGAGAAAATGGAACATTCTCACTTTGAATCTACGTTATAACTCCTCTTCTTCATTTTCCTATCAAAACTTTTCCCCCTAGTCGATTCATTTCATGATCAACAATAATTGTATTGTTTCTAAGATATGGTGATTTATCTCACCTTCCCCTTTACAACTTTTCGATATTATTAAATGTGCAAAGTAATTGAAAAAATAGGAGGGGTTGTTATGGTTAAAATTTTTTTAACGGGGTTATTCGTTTTTATTATGCTGGTCACTACAGCATGTGGTGGTAATGAAAATGGGGTATCGTCCAATAATACTGAAACTCGGGAAGGAAGCGAAATTACAGTCGTAGCAACAAATTGGGATTTTGATCAAGAAACGTACACAGTACCTGCTGGAGAAGTGACAGTAAACCTTGTAAATGAAGAAGGTTTTCACGGAATTAAGATAGATGACACAAGCATTTCTATTGAAGGTGAAGGATCATATACTGCATCACTTGAGCCCGGTGAGTATCGAATTTGGTGCAGCATCCCTTGTGGAGAAGGACACGATGTAATGGAAGCTACTTTAATTGTAGAGTAACTACAAAACGAGGGTGGCTAAAAAGATAGAACTAGTCTTTTAAGTTACCCTCACTATCAATTGAAAGTTAATTGTATCGATAACAAATTTTATTGAAAAATGGGAGAATAACGTGAAAAAACAAGCTAATATAATACATTCAAAGAAATTACCAACGTTAAAATATGATGTTACCGTATTTGACCTCATTTCTCTTTTTAAAGGAAAGGTATTATTATCAAACATATTGCCTGTGTTCACAGGACTTTGGCTTGCGCTCTATTTTAATAATTTAGTAATTACAGGACACTTGATTGATATTGTTTTTACCATAACTGGAAGTACTTTACTCATGGCAGGAGCACTAACAATCAATAACTGGTACGATGCCGACATTGATCGATTAATGGAAAGAACACAGTCACGCCCTACAGTAACAGGTAGTATCCCACTCCATATTGTTCTTTCAACTGGCGTAACTTTTAGTATCATCGGATTTCTCTGCTTACTGTTTCTTTCTTATGTATCCGCAATATATGGATTTATTGGCTGGTTTACTTATGTTGTATTATATACAATGTGGTCTAAAAGAAAATATACGTGGAATACGTTAATCGGTAGTATATCTGGCGCCGTAACACCACTCATTGGATGGGCCGTGATTTCCCCTACCTTTCATGTTGTTCCAATCACATTAGCAATTATTCTATTTATTTGGCAGATGCCTCATACGTATGCAATCGCAATAAGAAAAAAACAAGAATATAACAGAGCTAACGTCCCCCTCCTCCCTGTAGTTCGTGGGATAACATTGACTAAAAGAAGAATGCTATTATACGTAAGTTGTTTACTACCGTTTCCTTTTTTTCTATCTTCCATCGGACCATTGTTTGTGTTATCCATTACCATCTTAAATATCACCTGGTTAATGATGGCTGCCCAAGGTTTTTCGTCAAAAAATAACGCACAATGGGCTCGAACAATGTTCTTATATTCAGTAAATTACATTGTTATTTTATTTTCCCTCATCATTATCTTCACTTTAGTTTAGTCCTATATTTCTCCCACAAAAACATCTATTATATTTCAAAAATAATTGATGTTCTCTACTTAAATATAATTTATA is a window from the Evansella cellulosilytica DSM 2522 genome containing:
- a CDS encoding cytochrome c oxidase subunit II, with amino-acid sequence MVKIFLTGLFVFIMLVTTACGGNENGVSSNNTETREGSEITVVATNWDFDQETYTVPAGEVTVNLVNEEGFHGIKIDDTSISIEGEGSYTASLEPGEYRIWCSIPCGEGHDVMEATLIVE
- the cyoE gene encoding heme o synthase — its product is MKKQANIIHSKKLPTLKYDVTVFDLISLFKGKVLLSNILPVFTGLWLALYFNNLVITGHLIDIVFTITGSTLLMAGALTINNWYDADIDRLMERTQSRPTVTGSIPLHIVLSTGVTFSIIGFLCLLFLSYVSAIYGFIGWFTYVVLYTMWSKRKYTWNTLIGSISGAVTPLIGWAVISPTFHVVPITLAIILFIWQMPHTYAIAIRKKQEYNRANVPLLPVVRGITLTKRRMLLYVSCLLPFPFFLSSIGPLFVLSITILNITWLMMAAQGFSSKNNAQWARTMFLYSVNYIVILFSLIIIFTLV
- a CDS encoding 3-ketoacyl-ACP reductase, yielding MGQLLTGKTALITGSGKGIGKAAAIALAKEGVNIGLFARTESDLKAVASEIESLGVQVAYASGDVASLDDVEKAVKSLTSSLGSFDILINNAGTAKFGGFLDLSPEEWKNMIDVNLIGAYYVTRTVLPQLIEKKGGDIINISSTAGQKGAPVTSAYSASKFGLLGLTESLALEVRKHNIRVSALTPSTVATELALKENLTDGNPDKVMQPEDLAEFIVSQLKLHPRVFIKSAGLWSTNP